Below is a genomic region from Sinorhizobium meliloti.
CCGGAACGGCGCACAAATCCCATGTTGGGGCAATGGCCGGATGGTCGCCCCTAACTGCCTCTCAAGCAGGACAGCGAACGTGAAGACCTGGAACAGGACATCGCTGCTGACCGGCGTTCTCGCCGGCATTACCGCCGCCCTCTTGTCGATGGGCGCGAATACGCAGTCGTCTCTTGCGATCGTTCTCTACGCCGCCTCCGCGCTGCCGATCCTGATTGCGGGTCTCGGTTGGGGAAACGCCGCCGCCATCGCTGCCATCGTGGTCGCGGGCGGGGCAGCAGTGGCGCTCGTGTCACCCTATTTCGCACTGCTGATCGTCGTCGTGACGCTCGTCCCGGCCGGCTGGCTCAGCCACCTCTCCAATCTTGCGCGCCCGGCTTCCGAACTCGGCGGTCCCGAGGGTTCACTCGCCTGGTATCCGCTCTCCGACATCCTCGTGCATCTTGCCGGACTGGTGACGGTCGGCATGGTCATCGTCGGCTACATTGTCGGGTACGACTCGAGCGTCTCCGACATCATGGTCGACATGGTGATCGAGGCGGTGAAGGCGCAGGAACCGCTCTACAATCCGGATGCCGCGGCGATCGCTCAGCTCAAGTCGATATTCACGCTGGCGCTGCCGCTCGTGCAGGGTGCGATCTGGGTATTGATGCTGTTCGCCGCCTACTACCTCGCGACCCGCATCGTACAGCTATCCGGCAAGGCGCTTCGGCCGCGGGAGGACGTTCCCTCGTCGCTCAGGATGCACCGCAACGCCATCTTCGTTTTTCTCGGCGGCCTGGCCCTCACCTTCTTCGGCGGTGCGCCGGCTGTGATAGGTGCGCTCGTCTGCGGCACCTTCGGCGCCGGCTTCCTGCTCTCGGGCTTCGCCTCCTTCCATTTTCGCACGCGCGGCAAGTCCTGGCGGCTTCCCGTGCTGTGGATCGCATACCTGTCGGTATTCGTCTTCACGATTCCGGCTTTCTTCTTCCTCCTGTCCGGCCTGATCGATACGCGCCGCGCCATCGCACTCACGCCCACGGGAAAAAACTGACCAACGAAACAAAACAAAACTGAAAGGAAATCAAAATGGAAGTCATTCTCCTCGAACGCATCGCCAAGCTCGGTCAGATGGGCGAAACCGTAAAGGTTCGCGACGGCTTCGCGCGCAACTACCTGCTGCCGCTCGGCAAGGCGCTCCGCGCCAATGCCGCCAACAAGGCGCGTTTCGAATCCGAGCGCTCGACGCTCGAAGCCCGTAACCTCGAGCGCAAGTCGGAAGCCCAGAAGGTCGCCGATTCGCTTGACGGCAAGTCCTTCATCATCGTCCGTTCCGCTGGCGAGACCGGTCAGCTTTACGGCTCGGTTGCCGCCCGCGACATCGTCGAGACGCTGGCTGCCGAAGGCTTCAACATCAACCGGAACCAGGTCGACCTCAACCAGCCGATCAAGGCTATCGGCCTGCACAAGGTC
It encodes:
- a CDS encoding membrane protein, coding for MKTWNRTSLLTGVLAGITAALLSMGANTQSSLAIVLYAASALPILIAGLGWGNAAAIAAIVVAGGAAVALVSPYFALLIVVVTLVPAGWLSHLSNLARPASELGGPEGSLAWYPLSDILVHLAGLVTVGMVIVGYIVGYDSSVSDIMVDMVIEAVKAQEPLYNPDAAAIAQLKSIFTLALPLVQGAIWVLMLFAAYYLATRIVQLSGKALRPREDVPSSLRMHRNAIFVFLGGLALTFFGGAPAVIGALVCGTFGAGFLLSGFASFHFRTRGKSWRLPVLWIAYLSVFVFTIPAFFFLLSGLIDTRRAIALTPTGKN
- the rplI gene encoding 50S ribosomal protein L9, with the protein product MEVILLERIAKLGQMGETVKVRDGFARNYLLPLGKALRANAANKARFESERSTLEARNLERKSEAQKVADSLDGKSFIIVRSAGETGQLYGSVAARDIVETLAAEGFNINRNQVDLNQPIKAIGLHKVTLHLHGEVDVAIEINVARSAEEAERQAKGESLTSADAIYGVDEDALKPEDFFNPEAELESEEE